In Candidatus Protochlamydia phocaeensis, a single genomic region encodes these proteins:
- the murC gene encoding UDP-N-acetylmuramate--L-alanine ligase has translation MSEHYHFIGIGGIGMSGLARLLLHKKKCVSGSDIAFNYTIEGLAKAGAIIHKGQAAENISAKMTVVYSSDIKPDNPEYQTAIQLQCALLHRSDLLVSLIGQYRSLAVAGTHGKTTTSSLLATVLVEAGLDPSFAVGGMLPEFQSNSRFGEGDLFAFEADESDRTFLKYHPFGAIVTNIDNDHLNNYEGSESLLIESFNTFMSQVASPDHLIWCGDDLHLRRLNRPGQRYGFSPDCEWVISNVRQDGFQVVFDLKGKEKKYSDIVLNLIGTHNALNAAAVFALSITLGIPEGAIRQTFKSFKGVLRRCEKKGEINNILFVDDYAHHPTEISATLKGLRLAVPNKRLIAVFQPHRYSRTKDCLGQYGNIFDAADELIVTDIYGAGETPIAGLSHELIIQEIQQSSPLSCQYVSRPALSHKLSEMIRPDDVIITLGAGDVTKVAGETLALLSRLPGY, from the coding sequence ATGTCGGAACACTATCATTTCATTGGAATTGGCGGAATCGGAATGAGCGGCCTTGCCCGCTTGCTGCTGCATAAAAAGAAATGCGTTTCTGGCAGCGATATAGCCTTTAATTATACGATAGAAGGGTTGGCTAAGGCAGGAGCTATTATTCATAAGGGCCAAGCGGCTGAGAATATTTCGGCTAAAATGACAGTTGTCTATAGCAGCGACATTAAGCCTGATAATCCAGAATATCAAACCGCCATTCAACTGCAATGCGCTCTTCTGCATCGCTCCGATTTGCTTGTAAGCCTAATTGGGCAATACCGCTCATTGGCTGTTGCCGGCACGCATGGGAAGACGACAACGTCTTCATTATTGGCGACCGTACTCGTCGAAGCAGGCCTGGATCCTTCCTTTGCAGTGGGGGGCATGCTGCCTGAGTTTCAAAGCAATTCGCGCTTTGGAGAAGGAGATCTTTTCGCCTTTGAAGCGGATGAAAGCGATCGGACTTTCCTTAAGTACCATCCCTTTGGGGCCATTGTGACAAATATTGATAACGACCATTTAAATAACTATGAAGGAAGCGAATCCCTCTTAATAGAGTCTTTCAATACCTTCATGTCGCAGGTGGCGTCCCCGGATCATTTAATTTGGTGCGGAGATGATCTTCACTTGAGGCGGCTGAATAGGCCGGGACAGCGTTATGGATTCAGCCCGGACTGCGAATGGGTCATTTCGAATGTCAGGCAAGACGGCTTCCAAGTTGTATTTGATTTGAAGGGAAAAGAGAAAAAGTATTCCGATATTGTTTTGAACTTGATTGGAACTCATAATGCGCTTAATGCAGCCGCTGTTTTTGCTTTGTCGATTACTTTAGGCATACCGGAAGGCGCCATTCGGCAAACCTTCAAATCTTTTAAAGGCGTTCTAAGACGCTGCGAAAAAAAGGGAGAAATAAACAATATCCTGTTTGTGGATGATTATGCCCATCATCCCACCGAAATTTCGGCCACATTGAAAGGCCTTCGCTTAGCAGTCCCCAATAAGCGTTTAATTGCCGTTTTTCAGCCTCATCGCTATTCCCGTACTAAAGATTGCCTAGGGCAATATGGAAATATCTTTGATGCTGCAGATGAATTGATTGTCACAGATATTTACGGGGCCGGAGAGACTCCCATTGCAGGCCTGTCGCATGAGTTGATCATTCAAGAGATCCAGCAAAGTTCCCCTCTTTCTTGCCAATACGTTTCGCGTCCGGCTCTTAGCCATAAGCTGAGCGAAATGATTCGCCCTGATGATGTCATCATCACATTGGGAGCCGGAGATGTGACCAAAGTTGCAGGAGAAACCCTGGCTTTATTAAGCAGGCTTCCTGGCTATTAA
- a CDS encoding cell division protein FtsQ/DivIB: MLDSSSSEKIPFNRAFLWILLSTLLFSGSALMGWLYYLHIREKRLQDDQYRIVAIVQRTPQQESLKTSYLAEWLDLSLDQPINLYQFNTKEAERKLLACPLIKQATIQKIRPGTLYIQYHMRTPFAYLGDYANTALDTEGYIFPVRPFFTPKKLPVIHLGVEGLEGKWGSCLIEQERLKLAFQILKSLKAWGEESIYIKQIDVADAYADSYGQRQVVIALEISPEGIPLDESSRRLFLLRLNTEHYRQNLANFFVLRNYLTQWQASKPSQTQGRLASKPVIIDLRIPHLAFIKKEP, from the coding sequence ATGTTAGATTCATCTTCTTCTGAAAAAATTCCATTTAACCGCGCTTTTTTGTGGATTTTGCTCTCCACTTTGCTCTTTTCGGGGTCTGCCTTGATGGGATGGCTGTATTATTTGCATATTAGGGAAAAACGCCTACAAGATGATCAATATCGCATTGTAGCCATTGTGCAGAGGACTCCCCAGCAAGAGAGCCTTAAGACGAGCTATTTGGCTGAATGGCTGGATCTTTCGCTCGATCAACCCATTAATCTTTATCAATTTAACACCAAAGAGGCGGAGCGCAAGCTCCTCGCGTGCCCGTTGATCAAACAGGCGACGATTCAAAAAATCCGGCCGGGGACCTTATATATTCAATATCACATGCGCACCCCGTTTGCCTATCTAGGAGATTATGCGAATACTGCTCTTGATACCGAAGGGTATATTTTTCCTGTCCGTCCTTTTTTTACGCCTAAAAAGTTGCCTGTTATCCACTTAGGCGTAGAGGGGTTGGAAGGGAAATGGGGAAGCTGTTTAATTGAGCAAGAGCGCTTGAAATTAGCTTTTCAAATTTTGAAAAGCTTGAAAGCGTGGGGTGAGGAAAGCATTTATATTAAACAAATTGATGTGGCAGATGCCTATGCCGATAGCTATGGCCAGAGGCAAGTGGTGATTGCATTAGAAATAAGCCCGGAAGGCATTCCTCTCGATGAATCTTCCCGGCGCCTTTTTCTTCTTCGTTTAAATACAGAGCATTATCGTCAAAATCTAGCTAATTTTTTTGTGTTGCGCAATTATCTGACTCAATGGCAAGCAAGCAAGCCTTCACAGACGCAAGGACGCTTGGCATCTAAACCTGTCATCATCGATCTTCGCATTCCCCATCTTGCCTTTATTAAAAAAGAACCTTAG
- the cutA gene encoding divalent-cation tolerance protein CutA yields the protein MANEEFIEIHWTSGTLDEARRISRYLAQERYVACAQIIPWIESVYMWNNKLETAQESKVVLKTRAENYNKIREIIEQNCKYEVPEITWFKIEGGNKSYMEWLQESTFVQQENLSH from the coding sequence ATGGCAAATGAAGAATTTATTGAAATTCATTGGACAAGCGGAACGTTAGATGAAGCACGTCGCATCTCACGCTACCTTGCACAAGAGCGCTATGTCGCCTGTGCTCAGATTATTCCTTGGATCGAGTCCGTTTATATGTGGAATAATAAATTGGAAACAGCCCAAGAAAGTAAAGTCGTCCTTAAAACGCGTGCTGAAAATTACAATAAAATCAGAGAAATCATTGAACAAAATTGCAAGTATGAAGTCCCGGAGATCACCTGGTTTAAAATTGAAGGAGGAAATAAGAGCTATATGGAATGGCTACAAGAAAGCACATTTGTTCAACAGGAAAACCTAAGCCATTAG
- the uvrA gene encoding excinuclease ABC subunit UvrA, which translates to MPVPSARDFIYLQGCRQHNLKNIALKIPKQAITVITGVSGSGKSSLAFDTLFAEGQRRYLEYLSLQARVWIKQMAKPQVDLIEGLSPTLAIGQGRQELYPLGILATYTDIYDFLTLLYTGIGEQHSPATGKRLIRYTRQEIIDLILKEYPAGMRLQLLAPVKLQKETFHQAVTRLQQMGFIRLRIEGQDWVSEDPLPSLEEVSQLEVIVDRIEIKEGIRDRLAHSIETAMDLSQGILKVQEGREGRFHYFTEIYVCPETGLSFPPLEAADFNFNSSRGACPLCLGLGGQEKVNPQLLLSDSEWPLIEQIRFLIDHLPKKTAYPIQQLFSSFWNFLKLPDDTRLSDLPSSLLEPLLYGSAHIFAHSLSVSGEDLLVKQQWQGLVPLLEQALQTKKTRGSLSELPFIEWQECPACQGARLKPESLACLIQGKNIHQLCSLTVTALLNELKAWSLTGKAALIAKEIIPHILTRLAFLEQVGLSYLTLDRRGKTLSEGEAQRVRLASQIGAKLSGVTYILDEPSLGLHRQDIQHLHQVIEELKELGNTVILVEHEKSLIKQADYLIELGPGAGRFGGQLTFKGSFQELLKDPNSLTGQWLSGKRKLPKPPHRKPKHGWLTVQSASLHNLNNFSVNIPLACLVGFCGVSGSGKSTLVLDMIGKQIQEYLSRSVALRSLQGYESLKRLVMSQKQAERFSARSIPATYVGLMTPLRQLFAETRLAKARGYTASRFSLNKRGGRCEACEGLGQIRANMQLMPDLYIPCEVCQGLRYNYETLQITWENYTIADILSLSAQEAYQVFRYIPAMAPALEMMTELGLDYLTLGQPFNTLSGGEIQRLKLVADLAEKNLEPTLYILDEPSAGLHVQDLEKLLKILHRLVDKGHSIFMIEHHLDLLQQADWLIELGPGGGPQGGRLIFEGAPSKLSKAPTPTGKVFAQLMDK; encoded by the coding sequence ATGCCTGTTCCTTCTGCTCGCGATTTTATTTATTTGCAAGGATGCCGCCAGCATAATTTAAAAAATATTGCTTTAAAAATCCCTAAGCAGGCCATTACGGTAATCACAGGGGTGAGCGGATCGGGGAAATCTTCTTTAGCCTTTGACACGCTTTTTGCTGAAGGCCAGCGCCGCTATTTGGAATACCTTTCTCTTCAAGCTAGAGTATGGATCAAGCAAATGGCCAAGCCGCAAGTGGATCTCATTGAAGGCCTATCCCCCACTTTAGCTATCGGCCAAGGTAGGCAAGAGCTTTACCCGCTTGGAATACTTGCTACTTATACAGATATTTATGACTTTTTAACTTTGCTTTATACCGGCATTGGAGAACAGCATAGCCCGGCGACAGGCAAGCGCTTGATCCGCTATACAAGGCAGGAAATTATTGATTTAATTTTAAAAGAATATCCGGCTGGAATGCGACTGCAATTATTAGCCCCTGTCAAATTACAAAAAGAAACATTTCATCAAGCCGTGACCAGGCTACAGCAAATGGGATTCATCCGTTTGAGAATTGAAGGCCAAGATTGGGTCAGCGAAGACCCATTGCCTTCATTGGAAGAAGTGAGCCAGCTTGAAGTCATTGTTGATCGAATAGAAATAAAAGAGGGAATAAGAGATAGGCTAGCGCATTCCATTGAAACAGCCATGGATTTAAGCCAAGGCATTTTAAAGGTACAAGAGGGAAGAGAGGGGCGTTTTCATTATTTTACAGAAATTTACGTCTGTCCAGAAACAGGATTGTCTTTTCCGCCCTTGGAAGCAGCGGATTTTAATTTTAATTCGTCACGCGGGGCGTGCCCGCTTTGCCTAGGCCTAGGGGGGCAAGAGAAGGTCAATCCCCAGCTCCTTCTTTCCGATTCCGAATGGCCTTTGATCGAACAAATCCGATTTCTTATCGACCATCTTCCCAAAAAAACCGCCTATCCTATTCAACAACTCTTTTCCTCCTTCTGGAACTTTTTAAAACTTCCAGATGACACTCGCCTAAGCGATCTTCCCTCTTCCCTATTGGAGCCTCTTCTGTATGGCTCAGCCCATATTTTTGCACATTCTCTTTCCGTATCCGGAGAGGATCTCCTTGTCAAACAACAGTGGCAAGGGCTTGTCCCCCTTTTAGAGCAAGCTTTGCAAACAAAAAAGACCAGAGGCTCTCTCAGCGAACTGCCCTTCATCGAATGGCAAGAGTGTCCTGCCTGTCAAGGCGCGCGCCTTAAGCCGGAAAGCCTTGCCTGTCTCATTCAAGGCAAAAACATCCATCAACTTTGCTCCCTTACTGTGACTGCCCTTTTAAATGAATTAAAGGCGTGGAGCTTGACAGGCAAAGCGGCTTTGATAGCTAAAGAGATCATTCCGCATATTCTTACCCGCCTCGCCTTTCTTGAGCAGGTTGGATTAAGCTATTTAACGCTTGATAGGCGTGGTAAAACGCTCAGCGAAGGCGAAGCGCAAAGGGTCCGGCTCGCCTCCCAAATCGGAGCTAAATTGTCGGGCGTCACTTATATCTTGGATGAACCTTCGCTGGGACTGCACCGGCAAGATATTCAACACTTGCACCAAGTCATCGAGGAGCTAAAAGAACTCGGCAACACGGTAATTTTAGTCGAGCACGAGAAAAGTCTGATCAAACAAGCGGACTATCTCATTGAATTGGGGCCTGGAGCCGGAAGATTTGGAGGACAGCTGACTTTTAAAGGCTCTTTTCAAGAGCTTTTAAAGGATCCAAACAGCTTAACCGGCCAATGGCTCAGCGGCAAGCGCAAGCTTCCCAAGCCTCCGCATCGCAAACCTAAGCATGGCTGGCTGACTGTCCAATCCGCATCCCTTCATAATTTGAACAATTTCTCTGTCAACATTCCTCTCGCATGCTTAGTGGGCTTTTGCGGAGTGTCAGGGTCCGGAAAATCTACCCTTGTTTTAGATATGATCGGCAAGCAAATTCAAGAGTATCTTTCACGCTCCGTAGCTCTGCGTTCTCTACAAGGCTATGAATCCCTTAAAAGATTGGTAATGAGCCAAAAGCAAGCTGAGCGCTTTTCAGCCCGCTCTATTCCAGCTACCTATGTCGGCTTGATGACCCCCCTTAGGCAACTTTTCGCTGAAACGCGCCTGGCCAAAGCAAGAGGCTACACGGCTTCCCGCTTTAGCTTGAATAAACGGGGTGGGCGCTGCGAAGCATGCGAAGGGCTTGGACAAATTCGCGCGAATATGCAATTAATGCCTGATCTGTATATTCCTTGCGAAGTTTGCCAAGGCTTGCGCTATAACTATGAAACCCTTCAAATTACATGGGAAAATTATACAATTGCCGATATTCTTTCTCTATCGGCTCAAGAAGCCTATCAAGTCTTTCGCTACATTCCCGCGATGGCGCCCGCTTTAGAAATGATGACAGAATTGGGACTGGACTATTTAACATTAGGGCAGCCCTTTAACACCTTATCCGGAGGAGAAATTCAACGCTTAAAGCTTGTCGCCGATTTGGCAGAAAAGAACCTGGAGCCGACACTCTATATTTTAGATGAGCCTTCTGCAGGCCTACATGTACAGGATCTGGAAAAACTCCTTAAAATTCTTCATCGGTTAGTAGATAAGGGGCATTCTATTTTTATGATCGAACACCACCTGGATCTATTGCAGCAAGCGGACTGGTTGATCGAGCTCGGGCCAGGCGGAGGGCCGCAAGGAGGCCGGCTCATCTTCGAAGGCGCTCCCAGCAAACTCTCCAAAGCCCCTACCCCTACAGGAAAAGTCTTCGCACAACTTATGGACAAGTAA
- a CDS encoding STAS domain-containing protein has product MGNIEGLVSIKEEAKGDILILRMNGRLDAVSSPTAERKIFDYIHNGQDKLLLDFSGVDYLSSAGMRMLLSVTKKLKTLSGKLVICEVTANVMDVLKMSGFDHVLELAKTEEDALRKF; this is encoded by the coding sequence ATGGGAAATATAGAAGGACTCGTAAGCATCAAAGAGGAAGCAAAAGGAGATATCTTAATTTTAAGGATGAATGGCCGTTTGGATGCCGTCTCTTCTCCCACAGCCGAGCGCAAAATTTTTGATTATATTCATAATGGACAGGATAAGTTATTATTAGATTTCTCCGGCGTCGATTATTTAAGTAGTGCGGGAATGCGCATGCTGTTATCTGTTACCAAAAAGCTTAAAACGCTTTCTGGAAAGCTTGTTATTTGCGAAGTCACGGCTAATGTAATGGATGTTTTAAAGATGTCTGGCTTTGACCATGTATTAGAATTAGCAAAAACAGAAGAAGACGCTCTTCGTAAGTTTTAA
- the miaA gene encoding tRNA (adenosine(37)-N6)-dimethylallyltransferase MiaA has translation MAIVISGISFETEEVKRIILNFALEIQKQIPSNLQRKKKRVIVIAGPTCCGKSALAMNLAQAMDGEIISADSMQVYRGMDIGTAKATKEERLLIPHHLIDIRNIQENFNVVDFYYEARQACQQILDHGNVPIVAGGSGFYLHTLLYGPPSGPPSVPEVRKSLEEEIERLGSDVLYDRLNQLDPQYAKTITKNDKQKIVRALEIIMLTNKKVSKLSWKGRRRPQNYDFRCWFLHRPKDKLYERIDQRCDKMLQDGFINEVRSLEQQGLRQNSSASQAIGYRQALDFLQTNQTPADYEKFVQSFKQATRHYAKRQFTWFRKEPLFRWLDVDMHDPEVVFDIIMKDYESL, from the coding sequence ATGGCTATTGTGATCAGCGGAATTTCTTTTGAAACTGAAGAGGTCAAACGCATTATTCTAAATTTTGCTTTAGAAATTCAAAAGCAAATCCCTTCGAATCTCCAACGAAAAAAAAAGCGCGTGATTGTTATAGCCGGTCCCACCTGCTGCGGTAAATCGGCTTTGGCGATGAATTTAGCTCAAGCAATGGATGGAGAAATCATTTCAGCAGATTCCATGCAGGTTTATCGAGGCATGGATATTGGAACGGCAAAGGCAACCAAGGAAGAGCGGCTGCTTATTCCTCATCATCTTATTGATATCCGCAATATTCAAGAGAATTTCAATGTCGTTGATTTTTATTATGAGGCCCGACAAGCTTGCCAGCAAATTTTAGACCATGGAAATGTGCCTATCGTTGCCGGAGGATCGGGATTTTATTTGCATACCTTGCTTTATGGACCTCCAAGTGGGCCGCCTTCTGTCCCTGAAGTGCGAAAATCTCTGGAAGAGGAAATTGAGCGTCTTGGATCCGATGTCCTTTATGATCGTTTAAATCAGCTTGATCCGCAATATGCAAAGACCATTACAAAAAATGACAAGCAAAAAATTGTGCGGGCCTTAGAAATTATTATGCTGACTAATAAAAAAGTCAGCAAATTATCTTGGAAAGGAAGGAGAAGGCCGCAAAACTACGATTTTCGCTGTTGGTTCTTGCATCGTCCAAAAGATAAATTATATGAAAGAATAGACCAACGATGCGACAAAATGCTGCAAGATGGATTTATAAATGAAGTGCGCAGCTTAGAGCAACAAGGCTTAAGGCAGAATTCATCGGCCTCGCAAGCTATCGGTTATAGGCAAGCTTTGGATTTTCTTCAGACAAACCAAACGCCTGCGGATTATGAGAAATTTGTTCAATCTTTTAAACAAGCCACTCGCCATTATGCCAAAAGGCAATTTACTTGGTTTCGAAAAGAGCCTTTATTCCGCTGGCTGGATGTTGATATGCATGATCCTGAAGTGGTGTTTGATATTATTATGAAGGACTATGAATCTCTTTAA
- a CDS encoding NADPH-dependent FMN reductase — protein sequence MKIIAIGGSLRPHSYTYQILNLALKEIPDKDIQTQLIDLRQLNLPFCQGGNDYPAFPDVEKFRQTVRSSSGILLATPEYHGSVSGVLKNALDLLDEEHLAGKVVGLIAVVGGVHSTNAINTLRLICRQLHCWVLPEQIVIPHAETSFNAEGELTDLHLQERLSKMVQHLIEFSKKIKG from the coding sequence ATGAAAATTATAGCCATTGGAGGCAGTCTACGCCCCCATTCTTACACTTATCAAATTTTAAATTTAGCTTTAAAAGAGATCCCAGATAAGGACATCCAAACACAATTAATTGATCTGCGTCAATTAAACCTGCCTTTTTGCCAAGGCGGAAATGATTATCCGGCGTTTCCGGACGTAGAAAAATTTAGGCAGACTGTTCGCTCTTCTAGCGGAATCCTTCTCGCTACTCCAGAATATCATGGGAGCGTGAGCGGAGTATTAAAAAATGCGCTCGATCTTTTAGATGAAGAGCATCTTGCTGGAAAAGTGGTCGGCCTTATCGCTGTCGTTGGCGGTGTGCATAGTACGAACGCCATCAATACTTTGCGTCTAATCTGTCGTCAGCTTCATTGTTGGGTGTTGCCTGAGCAAATCGTGATCCCTCACGCTGAAACTAGCTTTAATGCAGAAGGGGAGTTAACAGATCTTCACCTGCAGGAGCGTTTAAGTAAAATGGTTCAACATTTGATTGAATTCTCTAAAAAAATTAAAGGATAA
- a CDS encoding class I SAM-dependent methyltransferase, producing the protein MQVPASSLLPSVSPFPSLEETPLPNKDANFFNKWWQGENYSKNSRAQFALALEMLEKAYSFRGNETIIDIGCGCGEIATILAHDSVPNGQVYGIDLSANMIAEASKKSQAVSNVYFKEDDAQFFNIFALSGPADVIISTSALHWVPDQKAVWEKIREHLRIEGCALVSLNPPPRQKELALAIETCIQHPHWQPFFEDFKEKAIMPEMTIEQYRDIILSVGMRIETAQHSIRQSSFENQEAFANSLQAWLPHIAKIPTAQQKRFAQAVSETFLAYTAQDPTKEVKLSYNHFWIKAFRNH; encoded by the coding sequence ATGCAAGTTCCAGCCAGTTCCCTTCTTCCTTCTGTTTCTCCTTTCCCTTCTCTTGAAGAGACTCCTCTCCCTAATAAAGATGCGAATTTTTTTAACAAGTGGTGGCAAGGAGAGAATTACTCCAAGAATTCGAGAGCTCAATTTGCGTTAGCTCTGGAGATGTTAGAAAAAGCTTATTCTTTTCGTGGAAATGAAACGATCATTGACATCGGATGCGGATGCGGAGAAATTGCAACGATTTTAGCACATGACTCGGTTCCCAACGGTCAAGTTTATGGCATTGATCTATCTGCCAATATGATAGCTGAAGCCAGTAAAAAGTCTCAAGCCGTCTCTAATGTCTATTTCAAAGAAGACGATGCGCAATTTTTTAATATTTTTGCTCTTTCAGGCCCTGCCGATGTCATTATTTCTACCTCTGCTCTACACTGGGTACCCGATCAAAAAGCTGTCTGGGAAAAAATTAGAGAGCATTTACGCATAGAAGGATGCGCCCTGGTTTCTCTCAATCCCCCTCCTCGTCAAAAAGAATTAGCTCTTGCTATTGAAACTTGCATTCAACATCCCCACTGGCAGCCTTTTTTTGAAGATTTTAAAGAAAAAGCCATTATGCCCGAGATGACAATTGAGCAATATCGAGACATTATTTTAAGTGTAGGCATGAGAATAGAAACGGCTCAGCATAGTATTCGCCAGTCTTCTTTTGAAAACCAAGAAGCCTTCGCGAATAGTCTGCAAGCTTGGCTACCTCATATTGCGAAAATTCCAACCGCTCAGCAGAAGCGATTTGCTCAAGCTGTCTCGGAAACTTTTCTGGCCTATACGGCTCAAGATCCGACAAAAGAAGTCAAGCTAAGCTACAATCACTTTTGGATTAAAGCTTTTCGCAACCATTAA
- a CDS encoding HAD family hydrolase: MNLTVFDLDHTLLNANSSYRFGAYLYRKKFFSFFSLLACLTYYTRHKLLRMPLQKVHQKTFLSIFRGHSLREIERHAKAFVEQELAGMLHLPVLCRLREAQKQGDYTVILSSSPDFLVRPIAEALGVHDWKATIYSTDGLGNLAHISRILEGQGKADYVESLIRQWELSRSSITVYSDSYLDLPVLKMAGKAIAVDPDFQLKRICQANGWEIL; encoded by the coding sequence TTGAATTTAACTGTTTTTGATTTGGATCATACTCTGCTGAACGCCAACAGTAGTTATCGCTTTGGGGCTTACCTTTATCGAAAGAAATTCTTTTCTTTTTTTTCCTTGCTTGCTTGCCTGACGTATTATACTCGTCATAAGTTATTAAGAATGCCTTTGCAAAAAGTTCACCAAAAAACTTTCCTTAGCATTTTTAGAGGGCATTCTTTAAGAGAAATTGAAAGGCATGCAAAGGCTTTTGTAGAGCAAGAACTTGCGGGCATGCTTCATTTACCTGTTCTTTGCCGTCTTAGGGAAGCGCAGAAGCAAGGAGATTATACGGTAATTTTATCCAGCTCCCCCGATTTCTTAGTAAGGCCTATTGCAGAGGCTCTGGGAGTCCATGACTGGAAAGCGACTATTTATTCGACAGATGGGCTAGGCAATCTCGCTCATATTTCCCGCATTTTAGAAGGACAGGGAAAGGCGGATTATGTCGAATCTTTAATCAGACAATGGGAGCTGTCTCGCTCGTCTATTACCGTTTATTCGGATAGCTATTTAGATTTACCTGTATTAAAAATGGCGGGAAAAGCTATAGCTGTAGATCCGGATTTTCAATTAAAGCGTATTTGCCAAGCCAATGGCTGGGAAATTCTTTAA